GGTGTCGCTCGACGAGCTCGACGTCTTCGTCCCGCACCAGGCCAACATGCGCATCATCGACGCGATGGCGCGCTCGATGAAGCTGCCCGCGCGCGTCCAGATCGCCCGCGACATCGCCGAGATGGGCAACACCTCGGCGGCCTCGATCCCCCTCGCGCTCGACCGGATGATCGACGAGGGCACCGCCCGCTCGGGCGACACCGCGCTCCTCGTCGCCTTCGGCGCCGGCCTCGCGTACGCCGCGCAGGTCGTCACCGTCCCGTGAGCCGGCACCACCCGCACGAACCGCACCACCCCGTACTCAACCAACCGACACACCCACAGAGAAGGAACGCCTGATGGCCACCACCGAAGAGATCCGCGCCGACCTCGCCGACATCGTCAACGAGGTCGCGGGCATCGACGCCGACGACGTGCAGCTCGACAAGTCCTTCGTGGACGACCTCGACGTCGACTCCCTGTCCATGGTCGAGGTCGTCGTGGCCGCCGAGGAGAAGTTCGGCGTGTCCATCCCCGACGACGAGGTCAAGAACCTCAAGACCGTCGGCGACGCCGTCGCCTTCATCGAGCGCGCCCAGGGCTGACGCACCCGCCCGGTCCCTCCGGACCGGGCACCAGCACGCGCACCAGACACGGCCGCGGACGGCGCCGGCGGGACACCCCGCCGGCGCCGCACGGGCGCA
The Nocardioides luti genome window above contains:
- a CDS encoding acyl carrier protein; protein product: MATTEEIRADLADIVNEVAGIDADDVQLDKSFVDDLDVDSLSMVEVVVAAEEKFGVSIPDDEVKNLKTVGDAVAFIERAQG